Proteins found in one Podarcis muralis chromosome 5, rPodMur119.hap1.1, whole genome shotgun sequence genomic segment:
- the OLFML3 gene encoding olfactomedin-like protein 3 has product MAPQHALLLLVIVANAVDGQQHQLMEYMERRLAVLEERITQWHDQSSRYSTELRDFKNKVLSMLESVEKDRETLRSEVENTAVRVDRLEREVDYLETQNPAPPCVEVDDKLMENQVANAKMRKNEKYDKMTDCSDTVSQVKAMKILKRFGSTAGLWTKDPVGNSEKIYVFDGTSNDTVYVFPRMREFTLFSATRKAARIKLPYPWVGTGHLVYGGHLYYIRRHGTFQVIKFSLANKTIVDSSVFPAEEQIPVFGLSSYNYIDLVADEEGIWAIYATQENERNIELAKLDPATLDIEQMWDTPCPRENAESAFVICGALYVVYNTRLPSRSRIQCVFDVSGSMANEDAPLVYFPKRYGSHSSMKYNPKERQIYAWDDGYQLIYRMEMKKKTEV; this is encoded by the exons ATGGCTCCCCAACATGCCTTGCTTCTGCTGGTTATCGTCGCCAATGCCGTTGACGGGCAACAACATCAGTTAATGGAGTACATGGAGAGGAGGCTCGCTGTCTTAGAG GAGCGGATCACGCAGTGGCATGATCAGAGCAGCCGTTACTCCACTGAGCTGAGGGATTTCAAGAACAAGGTTTTGTCCATGCTGGAGTCAGTGGAGAAAGACCGGGAGACACTTCGCTCAGAGGTGGAAAACACTGCAGTGCGAGTGGACAGGCTGGAGCGAGAGGTGGACTACCTTGAAACTCAAAATCCTGCCCCGCCCTGTGTGGAGGTGGATGACAAACTAATGGAGAATCAAGTTGCCAATGCCAAGATGCGCAAGAATGAGAAGTATGACAAAATGACAG ATTGCAGTGACACAGTGTCCCAGGTGAAAGCCATGAAAATCCTAAAGCGGTTTGGCAGCACTGCTGGACTCTGGACCAAAGACCCAGTGGGAAATTCAGAGAAGATCTATGTGTTTGATGGCACTAGCAATGACACCGTGTATGTCTTCCCCAGAATGAGAGAGTTCACGCTCTTCTCTGCTACACGAAAGGCTGCACGCATCAAGCTACCCTATCCATGGGTCGGCACTGGACACTTGGTATATGGGGGCCATCTTTATTATATCCGAAGACACGGCACTTTCCAGGTCATCAAGTTTAGCTTGGCCAACAAGACTATTGTGGATAGTTCAGTTTTCCCTGCCGAGGAGCAGATCCCTGTCTTTGGTCTTTCATCCTATAACTACATTGATCTGGTGGCCGACGAGGAAGGGATCTGGGCTATTTATGCCACACAAGAGAATGAAAGAAACATTGAACTGGCCAAGCTAGACCCTGCAACCCTGGACATTGAGCAAATGTGGGACACACCATGTCCCCGGGAGAATGCAGAGAGCGCTTTTGTCATCTGTGGTGCGCTCTATGTGGTGTACAACACGCGACTGCCCAGCCGATCTCGTATCCAGTGTGTCTTTGACGTCAGCGGCTCAATGGCAAATGAAGATGCTCCCCTAGTCTACTTCCCCAAGCGATACGGCTCTCACTCCAGCATGAAGTACAACCCCAAAGAGAGGCAGATCTATGCTTGGGATGATGGCTATCAGCTTATTTACCGCAtggagatgaagaagaagaccGAAGTCTGA